In one Corallococcus sp. EGB genomic region, the following are encoded:
- a CDS encoding serine/threonine-protein kinase, translating to MALDAGDTFGRYELVSWLGRGGMAETWHAQLVGAAGVTKSVLIKKVLPEYANDESFISMFISEARISATLSHGNVAQVFDFGQVEGEYFLAMEFVDGKPLDKVLKRAMRSGMPALPVPVAVFIAMEMCRGLHYAHTRTDSSGKPLNIVHRDISPDNVLISYEGQVKIVDFGIAKAQLQRGFKTAPGVVKGKYLFFSPEQARGEDVDARTDVWATGVVLYELLCGRLPVDGPPHVVMTKIAHGEIPSLREVRPDLPEALNRIVLRALSPDPAQRFATSHAFGDALAEFLYANHPRFSSLSLAHLLRVLFRGDLLNEGRELAVPEDFLAELKAWRQPETPAEAPTAPRVRAVQTPRPAPSPVIVTRESQEEAPALPTAEIAPVRRARAPWVGLTVGAVALLAVGGGVWWTRLRPPSPGAATGPAEPETPIAPPPDLVDSGVEDAGVDGGPELEPLPPPPPPSAKDHGWTESQVARLLDDVYRLNKSNKELTRAAKLVQTCVDAVPDNADCRLAAGLTYERLRAFDKSVLHYRAFLQSAPTTDLRRGAVSERLSTLLQRKPQAQAPASEADLESARSAVLMYLTRGQPKEALDAASQCVTRLPREPECHLLRGDVLARMNQVSESARSYERFLAIAPGDHPRRPYVLRKLAELGATGAKD from the coding sequence ATGGCACTCGATGCGGGGGACACCTTCGGAAGGTATGAGCTGGTGTCCTGGCTGGGCCGGGGCGGCATGGCGGAGACGTGGCATGCCCAGTTGGTGGGGGCGGCGGGCGTCACCAAATCCGTGCTCATCAAGAAGGTCCTCCCCGAGTACGCCAACGACGAGTCCTTCATCTCCATGTTCATCAGCGAGGCGCGCATCTCCGCCACGCTGTCCCACGGCAACGTGGCCCAGGTCTTCGACTTCGGGCAGGTGGAGGGCGAGTACTTCCTCGCCATGGAGTTCGTCGACGGCAAGCCGCTCGACAAGGTGCTCAAGCGCGCGATGCGGAGCGGGATGCCCGCGCTGCCCGTGCCGGTGGCGGTCTTCATCGCGATGGAGATGTGCCGGGGGCTGCACTACGCGCACACGCGCACGGACAGCAGCGGCAAGCCGCTGAACATCGTCCACCGCGACATCTCCCCAGACAACGTGCTCATCAGCTACGAGGGCCAGGTCAAGATCGTCGACTTCGGCATCGCGAAGGCGCAGCTGCAACGTGGCTTCAAGACGGCGCCGGGCGTGGTGAAGGGCAAGTACCTCTTCTTCTCTCCGGAGCAGGCGCGCGGCGAGGACGTGGACGCGCGCACGGACGTCTGGGCCACGGGCGTCGTGCTGTATGAGCTGCTGTGCGGCCGGCTGCCCGTGGACGGCCCGCCGCACGTGGTGATGACGAAGATCGCGCACGGCGAGATTCCGTCGCTGCGCGAGGTGCGGCCGGACCTCCCGGAAGCGCTCAACCGCATCGTGCTCAGGGCGTTGAGTCCAGATCCGGCGCAGCGCTTCGCCACCAGTCACGCGTTCGGGGACGCGCTGGCGGAGTTCCTGTATGCGAATCATCCGCGCTTCTCGTCATTGAGCCTCGCGCACCTGCTGCGGGTGCTGTTCCGGGGAGACCTGCTGAACGAAGGCCGGGAGCTGGCGGTTCCGGAGGACTTCCTGGCGGAGCTCAAGGCCTGGCGCCAGCCCGAGACTCCCGCCGAGGCCCCCACGGCGCCCCGCGTCCGGGCCGTCCAGACGCCCCGGCCAGCCCCCTCGCCGGTCATCGTCACGCGCGAGTCCCAGGAGGAGGCACCCGCCCTGCCCACGGCGGAGATCGCGCCGGTCCGCCGAGCCCGAGCGCCCTGGGTCGGGCTCACGGTGGGGGCCGTGGCGCTGCTCGCGGTAGGCGGAGGCGTCTGGTGGACCCGGCTCCGGCCCCCATCACCGGGGGCCGCCACGGGGCCCGCTGAGCCAGAGACGCCCATCGCTCCGCCTCCAGACCTGGTGGATTCCGGGGTCGAGGATGCGGGCGTGGATGGGGGACCGGAGCTGGAGCCATTGCCTCCGCCGCCCCCTCCCTCCGCGAAGGACCACGGATGGACCGAGTCGCAGGTGGCCAGGCTGCTCGATGACGTGTATCGCCTGAACAAGAGCAACAAGGAGCTGACCCGGGCGGCGAAGCTGGTCCAGACCTGCGTGGACGCCGTGCCGGACAACGCGGACTGCCGGCTGGCGGCGGGCCTCACCTACGAACGGCTCCGCGCCTTCGACAAGAGCGTGCTCCACTACCGGGCCTTCCTGCAGAGCGCGCCCACCACCGACCTGAGGCGGGGCGCGGTCTCGGAGCGCCTGTCGACCCTGCTGCAGCGCAAGCCGCAGGCGCAGGCCCCCGCCAGCGAAGCGGACCTGGAGTCCGCGCGGAGCGCCGTCCTGATGTACCTGACGCGAGGACAGCCCAAGGAAGCGCTCGATGCGGCC
- a CDS encoding glycoside hydrolase family protein has product MPRSPRLPVALCLAILLSPLGGCDPAAGAQSQTDDPPPAVTKSAKRGLAYGEHSAADLKALSPGMSWWYNWSPKPESGAAGVYASQGVSFVPMAWGGTPTVAQLESEIPAGAKVLLGFNEPNFKSQANKTPRQAAALWPVLEEVARRKGLKLVSPAVNYCGDCVTEDGVTFTDPVAYLDAFFKACAGCQVDAIAIHWYACDVGALKWYVGLFKKYDKPLWLTEFACGDRPANEITVDVQKKYMVDAIGYLESEPAIERYAWFSGRNNEIPAINLLGASGELTELGRLYVTLAAGTSKPSP; this is encoded by the coding sequence ATGCCCCGCTCCCCCCGGCTGCCCGTCGCGCTGTGCCTGGCCATCCTGCTGTCGCCGCTCGGGGGGTGCGACCCCGCGGCGGGAGCGCAATCCCAGACAGACGACCCGCCCCCCGCCGTGACGAAGAGCGCGAAGCGGGGCCTGGCGTATGGCGAGCACTCGGCGGCGGACCTGAAGGCGCTCTCCCCGGGGATGAGCTGGTGGTACAACTGGTCGCCCAAACCTGAGAGCGGCGCGGCCGGCGTCTACGCCTCACAGGGTGTCTCCTTCGTGCCCATGGCCTGGGGCGGCACGCCCACGGTGGCCCAGCTCGAGTCGGAAATCCCGGCGGGCGCGAAGGTGCTGCTGGGCTTCAACGAGCCCAACTTCAAGTCGCAGGCGAACAAGACGCCCCGCCAGGCCGCGGCGCTCTGGCCCGTGCTGGAGGAGGTGGCCCGCCGCAAGGGGCTGAAGCTGGTGTCCCCGGCGGTGAACTACTGCGGCGACTGCGTGACGGAGGACGGCGTCACCTTCACCGACCCGGTGGCGTACCTGGACGCCTTCTTCAAGGCCTGCGCGGGCTGCCAGGTGGATGCCATCGCCATCCACTGGTACGCGTGCGACGTGGGCGCGCTCAAGTGGTACGTGGGGCTGTTCAAGAAGTACGACAAGCCCCTCTGGCTGACGGAGTTCGCGTGCGGCGACCGGCCCGCCAATGAAATCACCGTGGACGTGCAGAAGAAGTACATGGTGGATGCCATTGGCTACCTGGAGTCGGAGCCCGCCATCGAGCGCTACGCGTGGTTCTCCGGTCGCAACAATGAAATCCCCGCCATCAACCTGCTCGGCGCCTCCGGCGAGCTGACCGAGCTGGGCCGCCTCTACGTCACGCTGGCCGCTGGCACCTCGAAGCCGTCGCCCTGA
- a CDS encoding MBL fold metallo-hydrolase encodes MPTVSDSARSAGLRLERSRASRQFEGHGFRNTAPVGPGLQGNPLPLLGEYFFGGTQRTPPAPLPVDDPRGAWARAPDTGLRVTWLGHSTMLLEVDGARVLTDPVFGDRVSPVSFAGPKRFHATPVPVEALPDLDAVLVSHDHYDHLCRGTIRALAKRRVPFVTALGVGRHLEAFGVAPELITELDWWEEHRVGPVSFRAAPSQHFSGRGLGDRNSTLWASWVLTTDKHRLFFSGDTGLTSEFEEIGRRYGPFDLVMLEVGAFHPSWGGIHLGPENALKAHAMLGGGTLMPVHWGTFNLALHAWDEPVETLVKLATEQQVRLFTPGLGRSLEPSRVEGVTPWWRDVGEPRLVPRLAP; translated from the coding sequence ATGCCCACCGTCAGCGACAGCGCACGCAGCGCGGGACTCCGGCTCGAACGCAGCCGGGCCTCCCGCCAGTTCGAGGGTCACGGCTTCCGCAACACCGCCCCCGTGGGGCCCGGCCTCCAGGGCAACCCGCTGCCCCTCCTGGGCGAGTACTTCTTCGGCGGCACGCAGCGCACGCCGCCCGCGCCGCTGCCGGTGGACGACCCGCGCGGCGCCTGGGCCCGCGCGCCGGACACGGGCCTCCGCGTCACCTGGCTGGGCCACAGCACGATGCTGCTGGAGGTGGACGGGGCGCGCGTGCTGACCGACCCCGTCTTCGGAGACCGGGTCTCACCCGTGTCCTTCGCGGGCCCCAAGCGCTTCCACGCCACGCCCGTGCCCGTGGAGGCGCTGCCGGACCTGGACGCGGTGCTGGTGTCGCACGACCACTACGACCACCTGTGCCGCGGCACCATCCGCGCGCTGGCGAAGCGGCGCGTGCCCTTCGTCACCGCGCTGGGCGTGGGGCGCCACCTGGAGGCCTTCGGCGTGGCGCCGGAGCTGATCACCGAGCTGGACTGGTGGGAGGAGCACCGCGTGGGCCCGGTGTCCTTCCGCGCGGCGCCGTCCCAGCACTTCTCCGGCCGGGGCCTGGGCGACCGCAACTCGACGCTGTGGGCGTCGTGGGTGCTCACCACGGACAAGCACCGGCTGTTCTTCAGCGGCGACACCGGCCTCACCTCCGAGTTCGAGGAGATTGGCCGGAGGTACGGCCCCTTCGACCTGGTGATGCTGGAGGTGGGCGCGTTCCACCCGAGCTGGGGAGGCATCCACCTGGGCCCGGAGAACGCGCTGAAGGCGCACGCGATGCTGGGCGGCGGCACGCTGATGCCGGTGCACTGGGGCACCTTCAACCTGGCGCTGCACGCGTGGGACGAGCCGGTGGAGACGCTGGTGAAGCTGGCCACGGAGCAGCAGGTGCGCCTCTTCACGCCGGGCCTGGGCCGGAGCCTGGAGCCCTCGCGCGTGGAGGGCGTGACGCCGTGGTGGCGCGACGTGGGCGAGCCCCGGCTCGTGCCCCGGCTGGCGCCGTGA